From Thermodesulfobacteriota bacterium, the proteins below share one genomic window:
- a CDS encoding cytidylate kinase-like family protein, with protein MKTPKRSIPKMIEEQVKKWQLMKIKEKKEAKILPVITVSREPGSGGRIIATQLGKKLGFDVLHQEIINEMAESAQVNTQVLHTLDEKGISVLEDWITSLVNTRHLWPDQYLRHLMKVIGTIGKHGNAIIVGRGANFVLPPQGRTRVRIVAPLEVRVENVSRNFNVSAEDARQRIIRTESERRAFIRKYFNTDITDPINYDLVLNTETLSVEAAADAIKSTLEF; from the coding sequence ATGAAGACCCCAAAGCGCTCAATCCCCAAAATGATTGAAGAGCAGGTTAAAAAATGGCAACTAATGAAAATAAAAGAAAAAAAGGAGGCCAAAATTTTGCCTGTGATTACGGTTTCCCGGGAGCCTGGGAGCGGTGGCCGTATAATCGCAACACAACTGGGTAAAAAGCTCGGTTTTGATGTATTGCACCAGGAAATCATCAATGAAATGGCCGAAAGTGCCCAGGTAAACACCCAGGTTCTACATACCCTCGATGAAAAAGGGATTTCAGTGTTAGAAGACTGGATCACCTCTCTGGTCAATACCCGTCACCTTTGGCCGGACCAGTATCTCCGACATCTTATGAAAGTGATCGGAACCATTGGAAAGCATGGAAATGCAATCATTGTCGGCCGGGGGGCTAATTTCGTGCTTCCTCCCCAGGGAAGGACAAGGGTGAGGATTGTGGCCCCACTGGAAGTAAGAGTGGAAAATGTATCCCGCAATTTCAATGTTTCCGCTGAAGACGCAAGGCAGCGCATTATTCGGACTGAATCTGAACGCAGGGCCTTTATTAGAAAGTATTTTAATACGGATATCACCGATCCCATCAACTATGATCTGGTGCTGAACACAGAGACATTAAGTGTCGAAGCCGCCGCGGATGCCATAAAAAGCACCCTGGAATTCTGA
- a CDS encoding GNAT family N-acetyltransferase → MRDSVYTKWEDRIVSSERVIEKIRPGMSIFVGTGAAEPRTLVKKLMSSDSGNLQDLELIQLVSFGDAISLKKLRRHQYRLKTFFSGWVADEAITEGQVDLVPSRFAWIPKLIESGHISINAAFIQVTPPDGNGNCSLGVAIDVARQAMERASLVVGEINTQIPRTYGDTFVHISDFDLLVHSTQEPIYFDRWLVSDIFDKIAINVSSLIEDGTCIAFSIGPLFEALGRHLIHKRHLGIHSPFFTDSLMDLVTSGAVTNRYKETYRGKSLASYALGTPKLMSWLDQNPLVEFQGIDKVFHPSQIGRNPRFIAVLPARKVDLSGRIALQIGKGNVATGPAEVLDFFHGAEISAGGRTVFAIPSRNRNGKSNIRVSIKEFPNQFSLRESIDMVVSEHGVASLKGYTIRQRAQALIDIAHPDDRPALIDQAKAEKIIYHDQIYLAESAHLYPKEITQKHTFKGGIEVSFRGIKPSDEEEMRRLFYRFSDMAVYYRYFGHIAAMPHTKTQEYVNVDWNHTMSIVGLADDAGHTRVIAEARFIKEPNGSYAEVVFVVDEEYQGLGIGTYLYKMLVHLAKERGIIGFTADVLFSNIGMMKVFKKGKLPVKATLENGVYQLTIPFDTKPSSFGSNIH, encoded by the coding sequence ATGAGAGATTCAGTCTATACAAAATGGGAAGATCGAATTGTTTCTTCAGAAAGGGTCATAGAGAAAATCCGGCCCGGTATGAGCATTTTTGTTGGGACCGGTGCAGCTGAACCGCGGACGCTGGTAAAAAAGCTGATGAGTTCCGATTCCGGCAATTTACAGGATCTGGAACTCATCCAGCTGGTCAGTTTCGGCGATGCCATATCCCTGAAAAAACTCCGGCGTCACCAGTACCGCCTCAAAACTTTCTTTTCCGGTTGGGTAGCCGACGAGGCCATTACTGAAGGACAGGTAGACCTGGTTCCAAGCCGTTTTGCATGGATACCGAAACTGATTGAATCCGGACACATCTCCATTAATGCGGCATTTATTCAGGTTACGCCACCTGATGGAAATGGTAATTGCAGCCTTGGCGTAGCGATAGATGTGGCCCGGCAGGCTATGGAACGCGCTTCATTGGTGGTGGGAGAAATCAACACACAGATTCCACGCACTTACGGCGATACGTTTGTCCACATTTCCGATTTTGACCTGCTGGTACATTCTACCCAGGAGCCCATTTATTTCGACCGCTGGCTGGTAAGTGACATCTTTGATAAAATTGCGATTAATGTCAGCTCGTTGATTGAAGATGGAACCTGTATTGCCTTTTCCATCGGCCCCCTTTTCGAAGCTCTGGGGCGTCATCTGATCCACAAACGACATCTTGGCATTCATTCCCCTTTCTTTACTGATTCCCTCATGGATCTTGTGACAAGCGGCGCTGTGACCAATCGTTATAAAGAGACTTACCGGGGCAAGTCTCTGGCTTCCTATGCCTTGGGGACCCCCAAGCTTATGTCCTGGCTGGACCAGAATCCTTTGGTTGAATTTCAGGGAATCGATAAAGTGTTCCATCCCAGCCAGATTGGTCGTAATCCCCGGTTCATTGCTGTACTTCCGGCCCGTAAAGTGGATTTGTCCGGTCGGATTGCACTTCAGATAGGTAAAGGCAATGTCGCCACCGGCCCGGCGGAAGTACTGGATTTTTTCCACGGAGCTGAAATTTCCGCAGGGGGTCGCACCGTTTTTGCCATTCCCAGCCGAAATCGAAACGGTAAATCCAACATACGGGTCTCTATCAAAGAGTTTCCAAATCAGTTCAGTCTGCGGGAATCGATAGATATGGTGGTTTCTGAGCATGGTGTAGCCTCTCTAAAAGGATATACGATTCGGCAGCGAGCCCAAGCCCTGATAGATATTGCCCACCCGGATGACCGACCGGCACTCATAGATCAAGCCAAAGCGGAGAAAATCATCTATCATGATCAGATTTACCTGGCGGAAAGTGCCCATCTATATCCCAAAGAGATCACCCAAAAACATACATTTAAGGGCGGCATAGAGGTCAGTTTCAGAGGCATTAAGCCTTCAGACGAAGAAGAAATGCGCCGTCTTTTTTACCGTTTTTCCGACATGGCAGTGTATTATCGATATTTCGGTCACATTGCAGCAATGCCGCATACCAAGACCCAGGAGTATGTAAATGTAGACTGGAATCACACTATGTCCATTGTGGGCCTGGCAGATGACGCCGGTCACACCCGTGTCATTGCAGAAGCAAGATTCATTAAAGAACCGAACGGATCTTATGCAGAAGTCGTCTTTGTGGTTGATGAAGAATACCAGGGTTTGGGTATAGGAACCTATCTTTATAAAATGCTGGTCCATTTGGCTAAAGAAAGGGGCATCATAGGCTTTACTGCCGATGTACTGTTTTCCAATATAGGAATGATGAAGGTTTTCAAAAAAGGAAAATTACCGGTAAAAGCGACTCTGGAAAACGGGGTTTATCAATTGACCATCCCCTTTGACACCAAACCATCTTCATTCGGCAGTAATATTCATTAA